A part of Microbulbifer sp. MI-G genomic DNA contains:
- a CDS encoding di-heme oxidoredictase family protein has translation MRIKKLVLLFLCIAFAPLTFAQLLDKSLVNQNNTINAPGGTIEKSLLQQIGTGQGADNIPGSSIYLIKRDPARSIRRGRQLFQRKFSMAEGLGPRVNAFSSGDVTSMRALGAGLTDSCAACHGRPKGSAGFGGDVATRPDSRDAPHLFGLGLVEQLGDEMTSELRATRASAIHEAMNGIPGQILVKEDFEAGSGSFQFVEDPFGTNQPAYSSGQLASDSGDIRVLITLGGIDNQIITNMSGGWQTTFNMTQAAEVTFDFDFRVIQTSEYESDEISSAIIAIDGQETVLASLRGNGNGGGDMNTGIQTTSLTRNLSAGQHTVVLGGFNNKKTASDESTFVSYGRATVSIPDKGPGTVIKNLLAKGIGFGTITAFSDGSIDTSNVQGVDADLRIRPFFAQGGTISIREFAIGAFKDEMGLQAVDPILCAVTDSNNPLAMISPAGFLFDPELDTFERPPSCSTNEDPDDDGKTNEIDAALIDHLEFYLLNYFKPGQYRVTSRSQSGYELMESIGCTSCHVQQLMINADRRVADVETQYDPFNAIFNDLFATASTRFIAIDDGDTYPLLLPKEEPFVVENFFSDLKRHDLGPAFHEREYDGTLVTHFITEPLWGVGSSSPYGHDGRSINLDQVIRRHGGEAEQSRNAYVALSDDQQAQLREFLQTLVLFPPDDTASNLNPGNPATNNPQDPAEHGSINLGALFQIPDEGSE, from the coding sequence ATGCGTATCAAAAAATTGGTACTGTTATTTTTGTGTATAGCTTTTGCCCCACTCACGTTTGCTCAACTTCTCGATAAATCATTGGTGAATCAAAACAATACTATCAATGCTCCCGGCGGCACTATAGAAAAATCATTGCTACAGCAGATCGGAACCGGTCAAGGCGCCGACAATATTCCCGGCTCTTCAATATATTTGATCAAGCGTGACCCCGCTCGTTCAATTAGGCGGGGACGTCAACTTTTTCAACGTAAATTTTCCATGGCTGAAGGACTGGGGCCACGTGTCAATGCATTTTCCAGCGGTGATGTAACATCAATGCGTGCGTTGGGTGCGGGGTTAACAGATAGCTGTGCTGCATGTCATGGCAGACCGAAAGGCTCAGCCGGTTTTGGCGGAGACGTCGCAACAAGACCCGACAGCCGGGATGCACCCCACTTATTTGGCCTGGGGCTCGTTGAACAACTTGGTGATGAAATGACCTCTGAATTGCGTGCCACGAGGGCCAGTGCCATTCATGAAGCCATGAATGGCATACCCGGACAAATTCTTGTAAAGGAGGATTTTGAAGCAGGTTCTGGAAGTTTTCAGTTTGTAGAAGATCCTTTCGGCACCAATCAGCCAGCCTATAGTTCTGGACAGCTTGCAAGTGATAGTGGTGACATACGCGTATTGATCACTCTGGGCGGTATTGATAACCAGATTATTACAAATATGTCTGGAGGCTGGCAAACGACTTTTAACATGACCCAGGCTGCGGAGGTCACTTTTGATTTTGATTTTCGAGTAATCCAAACATCAGAATATGAAAGCGACGAAATCTCCAGCGCAATTATTGCCATTGATGGACAGGAAACAGTGCTTGCCTCACTGAGGGGGAATGGTAACGGTGGAGGCGATATGAACACCGGCATACAAACCACCTCTCTTACTCGCAATCTGTCCGCCGGACAACACACAGTGGTATTGGGAGGTTTCAATAACAAAAAAACCGCCAGTGACGAAAGCACATTTGTTAGCTATGGCCGAGCGACCGTCTCAATACCCGATAAGGGTCCTGGCACCGTAATCAAAAACCTGCTGGCAAAAGGTATCGGCTTTGGTACTATCACCGCTTTTTCTGATGGCAGCATTGATACCAGCAATGTACAGGGAGTGGATGCAGATTTGCGCATTCGTCCTTTCTTTGCTCAAGGAGGCACCATATCAATCCGCGAATTTGCGATCGGCGCATTTAAGGATGAAATGGGATTACAGGCCGTGGACCCTATCCTGTGTGCTGTCACTGATAGCAATAACCCACTGGCGATGATCAGCCCCGCGGGATTCCTTTTCGATCCAGAGCTGGACACCTTCGAAAGACCACCGTCATGCAGTACCAACGAGGATCCAGATGATGATGGCAAAACCAATGAAATTGATGCCGCATTGATTGATCATTTGGAATTTTATTTACTGAACTATTTTAAGCCGGGTCAATACAGAGTTACCAGTCGATCGCAGTCTGGATATGAATTAATGGAGAGTATTGGTTGCACCAGCTGTCATGTGCAACAGCTGATGATCAACGCCGATCGACGCGTCGCCGATGTGGAAACGCAATACGACCCGTTCAATGCCATCTTTAACGACTTATTTGCCACTGCTTCAACGCGTTTTATCGCGATCGATGATGGTGACACCTATCCATTGTTACTACCCAAAGAGGAGCCATTTGTGGTCGAAAATTTCTTTTCGGATTTAAAACGCCATGACCTCGGGCCAGCTTTTCATGAACGAGAGTACGACGGCACCCTGGTTACACACTTTATTACCGAGCCACTATGGGGTGTTGGTTCAAGCAGTCCCTATGGACATGACGGCCGCAGTATCAATCTCGATCAGGTTATTAGGCGTCACGGTGGTGAAGCTGAGCAGTCCCGAAACGCTTACGTTGCGCTGAGTGATGACCAACAGGCTCAACTGAGGGAATTCCTGCAAACATTGGTGCTATTTCCTCCCGACGATACAGCATCAAATTTAAACCCCGGGAACCCTGCCACCAACAACCCCCAGGATCCCGCTGAACATGGATCTATTAACTTGGGAGCCCTATTTCAAATTCCTGATGAGGGAAGCGAGTGA
- a CDS encoding ArsR/SmtB family transcription factor, which yields MTAPIVSQVENYCNALDWVFHALADPTRRSAIQYLTHKPASVTKLAESFDMALPSFINHISLLENPGLISWNKTGRVRICKIKAGQLTAAER from the coding sequence GCCAAGTGGAGAACTATTGCAATGCACTCGATTGGGTGTTTCACGCTTTGGCAGATCCAACGCGCCGCAGCGCAATTCAATATTTGACCCACAAGCCAGCCTCGGTCACAAAGCTGGCTGAATCCTTCGACATGGCGCTGCCTTCTTTCATAAACCATATCAGTCTGCTGGAGAATCCGGGCTTGATCTCTTGGAATAAAACCGGTCGTGTACGTATCTGCAAAATCAAGGCGGGGCAATTAACGGCCGCAGAAAGGTAG